The sequence GAGCACTTAATCGCACATCTTTAAAGTTCATTTTTGCCTGTAACCGTTTGAAAATCAATTTGATGCCGTTAGGACTCAACTGCTTGTTATCGTCGGTACTGAATACATAAATCGGCTTTTGCCCCAATTTCCGTTCCTGAAACAATCTCCATTCGGCAAGCTCCGCTAATAGTTTGTCTACAAGAGGTACGCTTTGTTGCCTACGTAATTTACCGAAAAATATTGCCGCCTTATTTTCAAAGTCAATATGATCCCATCTGATATTGCTGGCTTCTCCAACACGAGCGCCTGTGGACAGCAAGAAGAGGATTAAGGCATAATCTCGATAAGCATAATATGATTTGTCCTTTTGTTTCAGATTACGGTAGTAACTCAACATCTGTTTGATATGGTAATCTTGAAATACAGGGATAATGATATCTTCTTTTCCGTAGTTCACTTTTTTGGCCGGATTTTGCTTTTCGGTAATATATTCATTCGTGACCATATCATTAAACAGAGTTTTGATAACTCTCAATTTGGAGTTTTTTGTAACAACCCCATTACCTTTGGCCTCTTGGCAATGAAGCAAGTATTTTTTTACTGTTGGAGTCATTACCTCTTCAACGTTAACAATTTCCTCGGATACACAGAAAGCGTGGAACTCATCGAGAGTACGAGTATATCTGTCCAATGTGTGCGGAGAGACATTATTCAATTTTCTTTCGTCCAAAAAACTTTTGATTGCAAATTTTAACAACAAAAAAGACCACTCCTTTCAGGATGCGAAATCCATCAAGTGTAGTCTTTTTTGTAAAAACTGTTTCTGTCACTGACCACTACTTTGTCTTATAAACAAGGTAGGACTTAAAACGTTGACGTTACGCGGGTTTTCCGTAAAAATCGGAGTAGCGGGATTCGAACCCACGGCCTCACCCACCCCAAGGGTGCGCGCTACCAGGCTGCGCTATACCCCGATATATGTAAGCCGCTAGTGTGCTTACCCTGCTAATATTACGGGTGCCCCTTACGCATTTATATGCGAAATGTCAGCGACGAATACTATTATACGACTTTTCCACCCACTCTTGCAAGTTAATTATCCAGTCCACCTATTAAAAAATATCTTAAAAACACCTTGAATTTTATAGATATTTTTTATGCGCTGTGCTATACTGTCCCTACAAGGAAAGGAGGTGCGTTCACATTAGTAATGACATGTTGAACGTATCCCTTACCCGGACCATTGGCTAATGAATCGGCTTTTGGTGGCGCGGGATACGGATCATGAAAGTTAAGCGCCTCGGGTAGAGAGACCGTCTTCGGACGGTCTTTTTTCATTGCTCACCATTTTGCAAAATGCTCTGTATTTCTGCCCATTTATCTATTTGGCTAATAACGCAGAGAACCACTCAATCCGTGAGCCGAAGCTTACAGATCAAGTGGTTCTCTTGGAAAATATCTCTCTGCATGGATGGCGATAGACACCTAGCAGGTTGATTGGATAGGTTTTGCTCCCGCCCTTCAAGGGATGGGGAACTTCATGATTTTCGGTTCTTGTAGAAGTCGATAATATCGCTGACCGTGCGGAGCGGCTCCGCCTCTTTGCGGATCGGGTTCGTATCCGGCTTGAAATCTTCATGTGACTTCGTTGTCATTTCAAAGTTCATCCTTTCGCTGGTTAAGCCTTTTCTATATTTTACGGCGTCTTACTTTATTACCCAAAAATTCAGGTGATGACACCTTAATAATATATGGCCCTATCGAACTTTTTATGACGGCTAATTGCATTTCATATCAACGAAAAAGACGTCTTTTAACTTATTCGTTAAAAAGACGCCTTCTCTTCTTCACTACGGCTGCCGATGCAAGTCTCATTTAATTCAGCTTTTAATCGTTCCAGCAGCTTATGGTCTTTCGGTGTAAGCTCTGCCTGCTCCAGCAGCTCGGGTCTGCGCTCCAGCGTCCGCTTCAGCGACTGCTCCCTCCGCCATGCTTCGATATTGGCATGATGGCCGCTCAGCAGCATATCCGGCACCTTCCAGCCGCGAAACTCAGCCGGACGCGTGTAATGCGGATACTCCAGCAGCCCCGTACTGAACGAATCGGTCACCGCAGAGGACTCATTTCCAAGCGCTCCCGGCTGCAGGCGGACTACCGCATCGATAACCGTAAGGGCGGGCAGTTCTCCGCCTGTCAGTACATAGTCGCCGATAGACAGCTCATCCGTAACCAAATGCTCGCGGATACGCTCGTCATAGCCCTCGTAATGGCCGCAAATAAAAATGAGATGCTTCTCCTTGGCCAACTCCTCGGCGATTCGCTGATCGAAAGTACGGCCTTGCGGACACATAAGAATAATACGCGGGTTAGCGCTCTTCTCTTGAGCTGTATCCGGCGCTTGATCCGCTGAATCTGACCGCCCCCCCAGATTGTCCAGAAGATGCTCCACCGCAGCAAAGATCGGCTCGGGCTTGAGCACCATGCCGCCTCCCCCGCCATATGGAGTGTCGTCGACGCTGCCGTGCTTATTGTTCGCATAGTCGCGGAAATTCACCGCATTCAGCAGGGCGATGCCTTTTTCCCGCGCCTTGCCCAAAATGCTCGTCCCGAATACGCCTTCACACATTTCCGGAAAAAGCGTCAGCACATCGATTCGGATCATGACAGCAGTCCTTCCATCAGCTGAATCTTCACCCGCTTGTTCGGCACATCGACATCAAGAACTACGTCGTCAATAACGGGAATCAGAATATCCTGGCCTTTGGGACGTCTGACCACCCATACATCATTGGCTCCCGGTGTCAAAATCTCGGAAATCACACCAAGCGGCGCGCCTTCCGCTTCAGTCGTATAGACCTCACAGCCGATAATATCGTGAAAATAGTACTCGTTCTCCGGCAGTTCCACCCGGTCTCCCTCTGTGACTTTGATCAGGCTGCCTTTATATTTTTCCACCTGGTTGATGTCGTTATAGCCCTTCAGCTTCACGATATACATTCCCTTATGCTCGCGTGCCGCCTCCACGGTGACCTCAAGCTGTCCTTTTCCATCTTCCGGAATAATCAGCAGCTTACTCCCCGGAGCAAACCTCACCTCGGGAAAATCGGTCCGGGACAATATTTTGATTTCACCGCGAATCCCGTGGGTATTGACCAGCTTACCTACCGTTAACAGCGATTCCGTCATGCCATTCACTCCCTTAACGCTTCAGCTTTATATGATTAACGTTCCCCGGCGTAACAAGCCTATGCTCGGCAGGGGCGCATTTTATCTCTCTTAATTAGACAAAAGGAGCCGGAATCCAGCGATCCCCAGCCCCTCTTTGAATGGTCACCGATCAGGATAAAATATCCACGGTGACGCGCTTATCGCTCTTGACTGCTGCCGATGTAACGACTGTCCGGAGCGCTTTGGCGATCCGCCCCTGCTTGCCGATGACCTTGCCCACATCATTGGGATGAACGGACAATTCATATACAATCAGATGATCCTTCTCCACGGTCCGCACCGTCACATCTTCCGGATGATCCACTAAAGCCTTAGCAATAACTGCAACTAATTCTTCCATAGAGGACCCTCGCAATCATCAGTCATTATTTCGCTTGCTTCGACTCATGGAACTTCTTCAACACACCCGCTTTGCTCAGCAAGTTGCGAACCGTGTCGGATGCTTGCGCACCGGTTTGAAGCCACTTGAGCGCTTTTTCCTCATCGATGTTCACTACTGCCGGTTGAGCAACCGGGTTATAGTAACCAATTTCCTCGATAAAACGACCGTCACGAGGAGACCGGGAATCGGAAACCACTACACGATAGAAAGGCGCTTTATGAGCACCCATACGTTTCAGACGAATACGTACTGCCACGAAATTCACCTCCTTCAAAGAGTTTCGATCCCTCCCAAACCCTCCCTTCCAAGGGAGGGCCCCAAGGGCTGCCGCCCTCTGGACACCCGCTAATGGCAATTAGCGTTGGCGTTGGGATTGGCGGGACCTTGGATGGTTGGGGTAATGATCGCTTTTCGTCCCTGACGGGACACGCTTGACTGTTGATCTATCTAGTCACGGGTTGAACCCCATAAGCTAACTGCCAAAGATTAAAGAGAGTTGATCAACCTATGTTATACAATGGTTAATCACAGTAAAAGATTAAACATTAAAGGCCTGATCAACCTATGTTGTACAATGGTTGATCCAAACAAATCGATTTAGCGGAAAGGGAACTTCATGCCTTTGCCGCCGAGCGCTTTGAGCTGCTTCATGGCATTCTTCTTGGAGGCTTTGCCTCCGCCCATTCCGCCCATCATGCCGGAGAACTGCTTCATCATCCGGCGCATCTCATCGAACTGCTTGATGAGCCGGTTCACCTCGGCGAGCGAGGTGCCGCTGCCGGCGGCGATGCGCTTGCGGCGGTTGTGGTTGATGATCTCGGGCTGGCTCTTCTCCTGCTTCGTCATCGAATGCACGATCGCTTCGACGCGGCCCATCTGCTTGTCGTCAACCTTCAAATCCTTCATGCCCTTGGCTTTATTCATGCCCGGGAGCATGTCGAGGATCTGGTCAATCGGGCCGAGCTTCTTGACCTGATCCATTTGCTCCAGGAAATCGTCGAACGTAAACTCCGCATTGCGCATCTTACGTTCCATTTCCTTTGCCTTGTCGGCGTCGATGTTGGCCTGCGCCTTCTCGATCAGCGACAGCATGTCGCCCATGCCGAGAATCCGCGAAGCCATCCGCTCCGGATGGAACGGCTCCAGCGCGTCAATCTTCTCGCCGAGAGCGGCGAACTTGATCGGGCAGCCGGTTACAGCCTTAACGGACAAGGCGGCGCCGCCGCGGGTATCGCCGTCAAGCTTCGTTAACACGACGCCGGTCAGCTCAAGCTGCTTATTAAAGCTATCGGCCACGTTC is a genomic window of Paenibacillus durus ATCC 35681 containing:
- the trmD gene encoding tRNA (guanosine(37)-N1)-methyltransferase TrmD produces the protein MRIDVLTLFPEMCEGVFGTSILGKAREKGIALLNAVNFRDYANNKHGSVDDTPYGGGGGMVLKPEPIFAAVEHLLDNLGGRSDSADQAPDTAQEKSANPRIILMCPQGRTFDQRIAEELAKEKHLIFICGHYEGYDERIREHLVTDELSIGDYVLTGGELPALTVIDAVVRLQPGALGNESSAVTDSFSTGLLEYPHYTRPAEFRGWKVPDMLLSGHHANIEAWRREQSLKRTLERRPELLEQAELTPKDHKLLERLKAELNETCIGSRSEEEKASF
- the ffh gene encoding signal recognition particle protein: MAFEGLTGRLQSVFSKLRGKGKVSEDDVNEAMREVRLALLEADVNFKVVKDFVAKVKEKAIGTEVMSSFTPGMVIIDIVNKELTELMGGSQAKLAKANKPPTVIMMAGLQGAGKTTTSGKLAKLLQKGNHRPLLVAGDIYRPAAIKQLQVLGEQIKAPVFTLGDKTSPVEIAKQGLQHAKDNNLDYVIIDTAGRLHIDEDLMEELKQIHAAVNPDEVLLVVDAMTGQDAVNVADSFNKQLELTGVVLTKLDGDTRGGAALSVKAVTGCPIKFAALGEKIDALEPFHPERMASRILGMGDMLSLIEKAQANIDADKAKEMERKMRNAEFTFDDFLEQMDQVKKLGPIDQILDMLPGMNKAKGMKDLKVDDKQMGRVEAIVHSMTKQEKSQPEIINHNRRKRIAAGSGTSLAEVNRLIKQFDEMRRMMKQFSGMMGGMGGGKASKKNAMKQLKALGGKGMKFPFR
- the rpsP gene encoding 30S ribosomal protein S16, whose protein sequence is MAVRIRLKRMGAHKAPFYRVVVSDSRSPRDGRFIEEIGYYNPVAQPAVVNIDEEKALKWLQTGAQASDTVRNLLSKAGVLKKFHESKQAK
- a CDS encoding KH domain-containing protein, with amino-acid sequence MEELVAVIAKALVDHPEDVTVRTVEKDHLIVYELSVHPNDVGKVIGKQGRIAKALRTVVTSAAVKSDKRVTVDILS
- the rimM gene encoding ribosome maturation factor RimM (Essential for efficient processing of 16S rRNA), whose amino-acid sequence is MTESLLTVGKLVNTHGIRGEIKILSRTDFPEVRFAPGSKLLIIPEDGKGQLEVTVEAAREHKGMYIVKLKGYNDINQVEKYKGSLIKVTEGDRVELPENEYYFHDIIGCEVYTTEAEGAPLGVISEILTPGANDVWVVRRPKGQDILIPVIDDVVLDVDVPNKRVKIQLMEGLLS
- a CDS encoding tyrosine-type recombinase/integrase; its protein translation is MLLKFAIKSFLDERKLNNVSPHTLDRYTRTLDEFHAFCVSEEIVNVEEVMTPTVKKYLLHCQEAKGNGVVTKNSKLRVIKTLFNDMVTNEYITEKQNPAKKVNYGKEDIIIPVFQDYHIKQMLSYYRNLKQKDKSYYAYRDYALILFLLSTGARVGEASNIRWDHIDFENKAAIFFGKLRRQQSVPLVDKLLAELAEWRLFQERKLGQKPIYVFSTDDNKQLSPNGIKLIFKRLQAKMNFKDVRLSAHTFRHSLAYRFLRDGGDIVSLQRLLRHQNMEITRKYLSAFGHVLPEINERHNPLNNLDI